In Pseudomonas glycinae, the DNA window TCATCCAGGATGCCCAAGCATTTTGGCTTGAAGATGGGGAATACGCGCAATGCGCAGATTCGATCATTCAGACAATGTTCCGTAAACGCGATGATATTGAGCAGCATTACAGCTTTAGTGAGGTTTCCTCGCTACCTGATATCGCACGCCAATTTGTCGGCTTCGATCATCAAGCCTCTGACTCACAGCTGGTAGCAACCTACGCGCTGATTAAGGCAGTACTAGCAGTTGAAACCCTTTCAAATTGGTTATTCGATCTCGAACTGAGTGTCTATGACCTAGAGGCTGATCTGATCGAGTCGATACGGCAGACAGACCCGAAGCAGTACTTAAAACTCATCAATAGAGCACGGGACCGAGACAGCGCTTACGAAATACGAAGCAGGGAAGATTTCGCGATACTCAAAGGAGAAGCAGATAAAGCAATGATGTTGGCCTCTCTCTACGACCAGATTGAAAAAGTCGATGTATCAAAACCAGGCTTCAATGCGCACGGTTTCCTACGCGTAGCCCTAGGCAACGTTAGCGGCGCACAAGCATCGCTACGTGGTAAGAAAGCCGGTATGGGAAACAGTAACCCTGAGTCGGACAAACAACAGGCCGCAGCAAAACGACGTGAGCGCATCTGCAAAGCAGCTGATCGACATATTGCAGCTGATCCAAAAATATCTGAAACAGACCTCGTGAAAGCGCTCGTTGAAAAAGACAAAGTGGCGTCGATACCTACTGTGAAAAAGTATCTTCGCGAACAACAATACATACCGAGGTAACCCAGAAAAAAAGCAAACCGTGTTTGCTTTTTTTTTGCTCCCTAGTCTGTGCCTGTCTCTCACTATGCAGGCATGACTATGAGTACCTATCCCGCAACTGATATTACCCCCCACCCTCACCGCGACCCAGCCACAACCTTGATCAGAATTTCTGAGGTCATGGCTATTGTGGGCCTCGCTCGCCCCACTATTTACAAGCTAATGCAGTGCACTGAAACCGGGTTTCCGCGACCGGTGAAACTGAGCTTGAGCAACGCACGCGGCGCTCCCGTCGCCTGGGTTCTTTCCGAGGTTCAAGCCTGGGCACGTAGCCGCATCGAGGCGCGTGATCAGGTGGCCGCATGAAGCGCAACTACAGCCCATTCAATGGGCCATTTCATGACACCTACGCCATCGGATTTCGTCTCTACGCTCCCGGATCGATCAACTGGCGGCATCGCACCATCGCGGGTGTGAGCTGGAACGGCAATGACCAGGAAGCGTTCTTTTTCAATCCCGACGGCCTCGCTCTACCCCTGACAGCCAACCCGTGGGAACTGCCAGAGCTGATTCGCCGTAACGCGGTGCGCAGAGAGTTCGCCAGTGTTCATGGCACCGGACACTTCGCCATGAAAATTGGCCGCCTCGCTTCGCTGAAATCTCTCGGCATGACCGACTGGGTCACCTATTGGCTGGTGGACCAGTCGGGCGGATACGCGAACGATCCAGCAGTGTGGCAACGCATCACCGAACAAGATCTTGCGGTTGAAAAAACGGCGAGCGAGCGCGCTCATCACGACAGGCGCTTGACCTCGGATCTAGCCAGCTACGTGGATGAGTGTGTTGCGCAACGCCGTGAGCATATGGCTGAACAGCACCGTCGTCGCTGCGTAGAGGACAGCAAGATTTTGGCTTGGCTGAAAGGCGAAACACCGCCACCTCTGTTCGCCAGCGTGCAGGAGGCAGCATGAGCCAAGAGATCGCGAACAACGCCTTGATGCACCCCTTTTCCGTCTTGCGTCGGGTCGGCTTTTCGCCCTGCGTCATGCAGCGTCTTGAACGCTACCGCAGCCAACAGGACAGGGAAGGTCGAGTGGTTAGTATGCTCAGTTGGGCCGACGGCACCTGGTGCGCCCTCTCCCTCCACTGCGAAAAGACTGGGGCCGTTGTCGTCGACGAAGGCCAGCAGGTCGACGCCTACGAAGACGCCCGCTCCATGCTCAGCGGCGGATTTCTACCCCTTCTCTCCCTGCGCTGGGAAGCCCACGCCTGAAACGAAAACGCCTCCGGGGGCGATCCGGAGGCGTTGAGGTCAATCTACATGCACGAACAATTTATGCCGCACCTGAAAAATCCGCAAGCCATCAGCGCAGTTGCACTTTCGAAAAACGGACGTTACTCTCTGGCCGTCGCTGCAAAATCAGCGACCGGGTTTGGCGACCCGAGTTTAAGAAGGCGCACAGGCGCCCCCATCTCGATTGCAGGCGCTTTTTTTGTGCCCGCATTCCTGCTTTATGGCGGCTGTGCGTGGGAGACCTTCGGGTCTGCCGGGTTCCTTCTTACCCGGTTCGCCAACCTGCGCACAGCTGCCACCCCAATTCGTTTGGCGACGAATCGTGGCAGTTCCCACTTAAGAAGGAGCTCCACCCATGCACGCCCTCAATCCGTCCAAAATTCGCGCCGCTGCACACCGTGCAATGGCTCTCGCCGCTTTACACGCCAACTCCAGCCTCGCTACACGCCTCTCCCGCTACAACGCTCACATGGCCAAAGCCCGCGCACTCGAAATCGCAGGCGGTGCCCAATGAACAACACCCTGAGTTTTGCCCTGCCCGAAAACCTGCTTTGCGTGAATCCGACCGCAGAAGCCGGTGTACCCATCGACGCCATTACCTGCGCCATTGACCGTGCTGACTCGGTACTGACGCTGCTGGAAGACCACTTCGAAAACGAATCCTCACGCCTTGCCAATCATGTTATTGCCGCCGTCCTCTGGGACGTGCGCGGCACCCTCGGCCTGATCAAAACGCTGGCCATGCACGGTGACAACACTTCGACGCCTGCGGTGCAGAAAGGCGGTGCGCTATGACCACCTCCACCACGCTGGGTCATGCCACCTTTTCCCGTGTTAACGCCACTGACCTGAAGCTGTTTCGCGTCAACGCCGGTGTGCCGGTCGAAGACGCACTGGAGATGGTGTCGTTGCTGCAGCATCACGCGAACCAGCTCAATTTCGACGCTGCCATGAGTGACAACGGCGAGCGTTTCAGTTGGCCTGCTCTGTACCTGGGCGAGATGGCCAAAGCGCTGATTGATGACATTAACGACGCGTTGTTTCTGCCGAGGGCTGAGACATGAGCCAGCGCCCGAACAGCACCGCGAAACGCCCAAGCTTTGCCGACGTGAAAGCCGCCGCGCTGAAAGACATTGATCGTGTCTTGGTGCATTGGCTGCCCAACGGCAAGCGTGTGGACGGCGGTAAGGAATACACGGCCCCGAATCCTACCCGCAGCGACAAGCGCGCCGGTTCGCTCAAGGTCAATTTGAACAAGGGCACCTGGGCAGATTTTGCCACCGGCGACAAAGGCGGCGACCTGATCGATCTGGTGCGCTATCTGGACGGCGGTACCGACGTTGACGCCTGCCACAAACTGGCCGACTGGCTGAACGTTGCGCCCGGCGCCGCCAAGACGAAAGCCGCCCCGAGCAAGCCCAAGGCAGCAACATGGAACGCCATCCAGCCGATCCCGACCGAGGCCATGAACAAGTGCCCGGCCAAGCACCGTGATCACGGTGTGCCGTCCAAGGTCTGGATCTACCGTGACGCGCAGGGTCAGCCCCTCATGGCGCTGTATCGCTTCGACCTCGGCCCGGATGAAGACGGCAAGCCGAATAAGGTCTTTGCGCCCCTGACATGGTGTCAGCGCGCCGATAGCCAAACCAAGCAATGGCGCTGGCAGGGGCTGCCGGATCCGCGTCCGCTGCTGCGCCTTGATGAACTGGCCCAGCGCGCTGACTCACCTGTGGTTTTGTGCGAAGGCGAGAAAGCGGCCGATGCCGCCGCCGAGCTGCTACCGGACTACGTGGCCACGTGCTGGCCGAACGGCTCCAACTCCTGGCACAAAGCCGACCTGACGTCGCTCAAGGGACGTGACGTGGTGTTGTGGCCGGACAACGACGACAGCGGGAAAGCCTGCATGGCTACCGTTGCCGAAAAGCTGCGCGAAATCGGCGCCGCCTCGGTCAGGGTCATCGAGCTGGAGGTGTTCAAACGCAAGCCTACGCTGAAGAACGACCGCGCCGCGTTCGCAAAAGGTGGTCAATGGGATGACGGCGACGATGCCGCCGATGCGCTCGCCAAAGGCTGGACCGCCGGCCACTTCACCGCGCTTGAAAGCGGCGGCGAGCTGTTCGGTGTGATTGAAGAAAAACCGATGGTTGCCCAGGTCGAACCCAAGCCGGAACCAGAGCCGGAAGCGAAATCCAAAGCAGCGGCCAAGCGACCGGCAAAATCGAAAAATGACCTGATGCCGGGAGGCTTTCGCCTAACGCCCGAAGGTGTGTTTTATGCCGGCGACGACGGTGAAGCACGCCCGGTGTGTTCGCCACTGGCAATCCTTGCGCGAACCCGTGACGAGAAGGGCCACAACTGGGGCTTGCTGGTCGAGTTCGACGATCCCGACGGCACCAAGAAACGCTGGAACATCCCGGCACGCACCATGACCGGCGACTTCGGTAAGGACGTGCTCGGCCCGCTGGTGGACATGGGTTTGCGTCTGGCTGGCAGTCGTTCGGGGCGCAACGCACGCAACGATTTGCAGAGTTACTTGGGCGGTTTCGACAGTGCACAACGTGCGCGTCTGGTCACCCGATTAGGCTGGCATGACAACGCCTTTCTGTTGCCCGAGCAGCAGGTCGGCATGCACGCGGAACATCTGCACTTCTACGAGGCCGGCGCGCAGCTTCCGCCGATCAGCGAAGCAGGCACGCTCGAACAATGGCAACAGCAAATCGGCGCACTGTGCATCGGCAATCACCGTTTGGCGTTTGTCGTCGGCGTGGCCTTCGCCGGCCCCCTGCTGCACATGCTCGGCCACGAATCGGGCGGCTTCCACCTGTACGGCGACAGCTCCGGCGGCAAGACCACCCACCTGCAGGTTGCCGCCTCGGTCTACGGCGGGCCGCGTCTGGTGCGCTCGTGGCGCTCGACCGACAACGCACTGGAGTCGATCGCTGCCGCGCATTCCGACGGGCTTCTGGTGCTTGATGAAATCGGCATGTGTGATGCCCGCATCATCGGCGAGACGGTGTACATGCTCGGCAACGGCACCGGCAAGGCCCGCGCCAATGATCGAGGCCAAGCAGGCCGGCAGGTGCAAGAGTGGCGCTTGCTGTTCCTCTCCACCGGCGAGAAGACCTTGGCCCAGCACATGGCCG includes these proteins:
- a CDS encoding helix-turn-helix transcriptional regulator — its product is MSTYPATDITPHPHRDPATTLIRISEVMAIVGLARPTIYKLMQCTETGFPRPVKLSLSNARGAPVAWVLSEVQAWARSRIEARDQVAA
- a CDS encoding DUF3077 domain-containing protein codes for the protein MTTSTTLGHATFSRVNATDLKLFRVNAGVPVEDALEMVSLLQHHANQLNFDAAMSDNGERFSWPALYLGEMAKALIDDINDALFLPRAET
- a CDS encoding DUF927 domain-containing protein, giving the protein MSQRPNSTAKRPSFADVKAAALKDIDRVLVHWLPNGKRVDGGKEYTAPNPTRSDKRAGSLKVNLNKGTWADFATGDKGGDLIDLVRYLDGGTDVDACHKLADWLNVAPGAAKTKAAPSKPKAATWNAIQPIPTEAMNKCPAKHRDHGVPSKVWIYRDAQGQPLMALYRFDLGPDEDGKPNKVFAPLTWCQRADSQTKQWRWQGLPDPRPLLRLDELAQRADSPVVLCEGEKAADAAAELLPDYVATCWPNGSNSWHKADLTSLKGRDVVLWPDNDDSGKACMATVAEKLREIGAASVRVIELEVFKRKPTLKNDRAAFAKGGQWDDGDDAADALAKGWTAGHFTALESGGELFGVIEEKPMVAQVEPKPEPEPEAKSKAAAKRPAKSKNDLMPGGFRLTPEGVFYAGDDGEARPVCSPLAILARTRDEKGHNWGLLVEFDDPDGTKKRWNIPARTMTGDFGKDVLGPLVDMGLRLAGSRSGRNARNDLQSYLGGFDSAQRARLVTRLGWHDNAFLLPEQQVGMHAEHLHFYEAGAQLPPISEAGTLEQWQQQIGALCIGNHRLAFVVGVAFAGPLLHMLGHESGGFHLYGDSSGGKTTHLQVAASVYGGPRLVRSWRSTDNALESIAAAHSDGLLVLDEIGMCDARIIGETVYMLGNGTGKARANDRGQAGRQVQEWRLLFLSTGEKTLAQHMAEANKELKAGMEVRMLAVPADASKGLGMFDTLNGFEDAAALSDALKARVANYYGTPLTAFLTALCEPGKRHGWAAILRRTLEGFIAQALPASASGQAHRAAARFGLAAAAGELATAMGITGWPDGTATTAARVCLNAWLHERGGAGNFEGDAILARLRQVIERFGESRFTRWESAAAKIDEHGPRTIDRLGFRKTLEHGMGDTMHTTNTYYVLPEAWRSEIFRGMNINAVNKELLQRGVLEPASDGKASSLVRLPGLGAQRCYIVKRIPGTDESEARAA